The proteins below come from a single Actinomycetota bacterium genomic window:
- the miaB gene encoding tRNA (N6-isopentenyl adenosine(37)-C2)-methylthiotransferase MiaB, which yields MNKSKTYWIRTFGCQMNEHDSERLAGLLEVQGYRKVASPDLADVAVFNTCAIRENADNRLYGNLGHIKAVKDVNPDLKVVVGGCLAEKDRETIVRRAPWVDVVMGTRNIEALPALLQRVEEQGIPVVEFSETLNVFPSALPARRDNKFHAWVAIQYGCNNACTFCIVPSVRGHEDSRRIGDILGEVKELCADGVIEITLLGQNVNSYGRDIYSTPRFADLLLALDGVEGLKRVRYTSPHPKDFREPVARAMAESSVVCEHLHLPLQSGSTRVLKLMKRSYSREKYLDKVAMAREIIPGLALTTDIIVGFPGETEEDFAQTLSLVEEVRYDSAFTFQYSPRPGTVAATMEDQVPHDVVTERFNRLAEAQHRISLERNEAHVGEIVEVLVEGPSKKNPDKLTGRTRTNKLVHFTDRELVGAGVTAPKAGELSQLTTALSRLNQAIGVSSAVAAAPPIPGQGEFRTLMITGASPSHMEGRLV from the coding sequence GTGAACAAATCGAAGACCTACTGGATCCGCACCTTCGGCTGCCAGATGAACGAACACGACTCCGAGCGCCTGGCCGGCCTCCTGGAGGTGCAGGGCTACCGCAAGGTGGCCAGCCCCGACCTGGCCGATGTCGCCGTCTTCAACACCTGCGCGATCCGTGAGAACGCCGACAACCGGCTCTACGGGAACCTGGGCCACATCAAGGCGGTCAAGGACGTGAACCCGGATCTCAAGGTGGTTGTCGGGGGGTGCCTGGCCGAGAAGGACCGGGAGACGATCGTCCGCAGGGCGCCCTGGGTCGACGTGGTGATGGGCACCCGCAACATCGAGGCGCTGCCGGCGCTGCTGCAGCGGGTCGAGGAGCAGGGAATCCCGGTCGTCGAGTTCTCCGAGACCTTGAACGTCTTCCCTTCCGCCCTGCCGGCCCGGCGGGACAACAAGTTCCACGCCTGGGTGGCCATCCAGTACGGCTGCAACAACGCCTGCACGTTCTGCATAGTCCCCTCGGTTCGGGGCCACGAGGACTCCCGCCGCATCGGCGACATCCTGGGCGAAGTAAAGGAGCTGTGCGCCGACGGGGTGATCGAGATCACGCTGCTCGGCCAGAACGTGAACTCCTACGGACGGGACATCTACTCCACCCCGAGGTTCGCCGACCTGCTGCTGGCCCTGGACGGCGTCGAGGGTCTCAAGCGGGTCCGCTACACCTCCCCGCACCCCAAGGACTTCCGGGAGCCGGTCGCCCGGGCGATGGCCGAGTCGTCGGTCGTCTGCGAGCATCTGCACCTGCCGCTGCAGTCCGGCTCCACCCGGGTGCTGAAGCTGATGAAGCGGTCCTACTCCAGGGAGAAGTACCTGGACAAGGTGGCGATGGCCCGCGAGATCATCCCCGGCCTGGCGCTGACCACAGACATCATCGTCGGCTTCCCGGGCGAGACCGAGGAGGACTTCGCACAGACCCTCAGCCTGGTGGAGGAGGTCCGGTACGACTCTGCGTTCACCTTCCAGTACTCGCCCCGCCCGGGCACGGTGGCGGCAACGATGGAGGACCAGGTCCCGCACGACGTGGTCACCGAACGCTTCAACCGCCTGGCGGAGGCCCAGCACCGGATCTCGCTCGAGCGGAACGAGGCGCACGTCGGGGAGATCGTGGAGGTGCTGGTCGAAGGTCCCTCGAAGAAGAACCCCGACAAACTGACCGGCCGGACCCGGACGAACAAGCTGGTCCACTTCACCGACCGCGAGCTGGTGGGCGCCGGGGTTACGGCGCCGAAGGCCGGCGAGCTCAGCCAACTGACCACCGCCCTGAGCCGTCTAAATCAGGCGATCGGAGTTTCGTCGGCGGTGGCGGCCGCCCCGCCCATTCCCGGCCAGGGCGAGTTCCGGACCCTCATGATTACCGGCGCCTCTCCCAGCCACATGGAGGGACGGCTCGTCTAG